The following are from one region of the Tachysurus fulvidraco isolate hzauxx_2018 chromosome 15, HZAU_PFXX_2.0, whole genome shotgun sequence genome:
- the LOC113659168 gene encoding cohesin subunit SA-3 isoform X3, which yields MVLAESDLESLSPVEPDDDLGSDEEFEPNMKNAKRKRGPALGATLSKGRRRRTDSSTSSSLLTHTSSHTPKHTLTPQPDMAGTDRRKSGNMFEAVISGRSALVTVVDDWLADYKQDQSEGLLELMNFVVECCGCKGIVTREMFDRMQNADIIGHLTKEFNEDSVSYPLSAGGSQGRRFHDGLREFVYQLVQRCRNSLLYDEIVFSALIAFLTGLADSQVRAFRHTSTLIAMHLMSAIVAVSAVVCAQADTTQRRYQLEKSKSAALRATERMEELHNSYNELLEQQEELRSLMNGIFKGVFVHRYRDKVPEIRAVCMEEMGVWLRENPTSFLNDGHLKYLGWMLHDKQPSVRLQCVLSLQKLYKEKSFIGRLELFTSRFKERILNMVLDKDPDVAVEAVRLLCIIKQMTEDGLTEEECMRVYPLVFAAHRGLASAAGVFLYHELRNDVNHLLEEGGKESPNVTFLNLLTCFFIQSKYHEHAAYLVDSLWGVAVLELRDWETMTSLLLQENGEEQGLNDDEEAALIELMMCAVRQAAEGTPPIARALGKKNLKARKQQTQERKRITNHFIPLLPQLLTKFSADVDKVVCLLKAPLHFDLDVYSSTGRLEKYLELLLSQVCEIVEKHHEERVLEACVRVLCVLCCDQYTFSVRAERVVSQLLDSILERFNTHLADVLQGTADEDDVYSTVFSLKRLAIFSSARDLTLLKLFEPCFLLLKIGVESREVETELMICALKCAVFHLLWVRVKISQTPQPDKTEVKNLLKQLHSFCEVCQSCLSLSNSLIRNQAFECVCDILVVFGQGKGRDAAALSMCVSPDDTLRAEMASFLIDYIFTDPEDDDTGVEEEAELKIMTLQLRRNQLAGYCKLIIFGVLELRAAADVFKHYSKFYRDFGDIIKETLSKTKVMSPVESARTICLSLQQLYFSLGDEGHDEDMRDIRDLAKKLAMSFGVTLQHIRQPLIALHQDGIRFALREADASDHPNLRFLEILSEFSHKLLKQDRAQLLNYVHSSCEKAGVSVNAVCVSMYERSLRSGSREAPAVSPPHTPAKRRRTSEIGSLSSSLDTPALTSTVIQSRVAHAHQRSRTPSTEFSTDQPSEDDFVEGLSLIEENFEEEDEPDIEDYDDEDSDGLGAVSLPSTRHSTSFLEDLFE from the exons ATGGTGCTTGCAGAGTCTGACCTGGAAAG tttGAGCCCTGTGGAGCCTGATGATGATTTAGGATCAGATGAAGAATTTGAACCGAACATGAAAAATGCAAAGAGAAAACGGGGACCAGCTCTGGGAGCAACA CTTTCTAAAGGGCGTAGACGCAGAACAGACAGCAGCACCTCCAGTtctttactcacacacacatcttctcacacaccaaaacacacactcaccccacaGCCAGACATGGCTGGAACAGACAGGAGGAAGAGCGGGAACATGTTTGAGGCTGTGATCTCAGGACGCTCTGCACTGGTG ACGGTGGTTGATGATTGGTTGGCTGACTATAAACAAGATCAGTCAGAGGGTCTTCTTGAGCTCATGAATTTTGTTGTTGAGTGCTGTGGTTGTAAAG GCATTGTAACAAGAGAGATGTTTGACAGAATGCAGAATGCTGACATCATCGGTCACCTGACCAAAGAGTTTAATGAG GACTCGGTAAGTTACCCGCTGTCAGCAGGGGGTTCTCAGGGTCGCCGTTTTCACGATGGACTGAGGGAGTTTGTGTATCAGCTGGTGCAGCGCTGCAGAAACAGTCTGCTCTATGATGAGATTGTTTTCTCAGcactaattgcattccttaCGGGGCTCGCTGATTCCCAGGTCCGAGCCTTCAGACATACAAGCACGCTCATTG ccATGCATCTGATGTCTGCTATAGTGGCGGTGTCTGCAGTGGTGTGCGCTCAGGCCGATACTACACAAAGACGCTATCAGCTGGAGAAAAGCAAGAGTGCTGCACTTCGAGCAACTGAGCGAATGGAAGAGCTCCATAACTCCTACAATGAA ctgttGGAGCAGCAGGAGGAGCTGCGCTCTCTGATGAATGGGATCTTTAAAGGAGTGTTTGTTCATCGGTATAGAGACAAAGTTCCAGAGATCAGAGCAGTCTGTATGGAGGAGATGGGGGTGTGGCTTAGAGAAAACCCCACCTCCTTCCTTAATGACGGGCACCTCAAATACTTAGGCTGGATGCTGCATGACAAG CAACCTAGTGTTCGCTTGCAGTGTGTGTTATCCCTTCAGAAATTGTATAAGGAGAAGAGTTTCATTGGCCGTCTGGAGCTCTTTACCAGCCGCTTTAAG GAGAGGATATTGAACATGGTACTGGATAAAGACCCTGATGTTGCTGTGGAGGCAGTTAGACTGCTGTGTATCATAAagca gATGACTGAAGATGGTCTGACTGAGGAggagtgtatgcgtgtgtatccACTAGTGTTTGCTGCACACAGAGGACTTGCTTCTGCAGCTGGAGTGTTTTTGTACCATGA gctacGCAATGATGTTAATCATCTACTAGAAGAAGGGGGGAAAGAGAGCCCAAATGTCACTTTCCTCAACCTGCTCACATGCTTCTTTATTCAAAGCAAG TATCATGAACATGCTGCCTACCTGGTGGACAGTCTCTGGGGTGTGGCAGTGTTGGAACTTAGAGACTGGGAGACAATGACATCACTACTGCTCCAGGAGAATGGAGAGGAGCAAG ggctGAATGATGACGAAGAGGCTGCTTTGATTGAGCTTATGATGTGTGCAGTCAGACAAGCAGCAGAGGGAACTCCACCTATAGCTCGGGCTCTCGGGAAAAAG AATTTGAAAGCCAGAAAGCAACAAACTCAGGAGAGGAAACGCATCACCAATCACTTCATCCCACTGCTGCCTCAGTTACTCACTAAG TTCTCAGCTGATGTGGATAAAGTGGTGTGTTTGCTCAAAGCTCCTCTGCATTTTGATCTTGACGTTTACAGCAGCACAGGCCGCCTGGAGAAG TATTTGGAGCTGTTGTTATCTCAAGTGTGTGAGATTGTTGAGAAGCATCATGAGGAGCGTGTGCTGGaggcatgtgtgcgtgtgttgtgtgtgttgtgctgtgatCAGTACACTTTCTCTGTGCGTGCCGAAAGAGTCGTCAGTCAGCTACTTGACTCGATACTGGAGAGATTTAACACACACCTCGCTGATGTACTGCAG GGCACTGCTGATGAGGatgatgtgtacagtactgtattttCCCTGAAGAGATTGGCTATTTTcagcag tgCAAGGGATCTGACTCTGCTAAAGCTGTTTGAGCCTTGTTTCCTGCTGTTGAAGATTGGAGTGGAGTCTAGAGAAGTGGAAACAGAG TTGATGATTTGTGCACTGAAGTGTGCCGTTTTCCACTTGCTGTGGGTGAGAGTTAAGATCTCACAGACTCCGCAACCTGATAAG ACAGAGGTGAAAAACTTGTTGAAGCAGCTTCATTCGTTTTGTGAGGTGTGCCAAAGCTGTCTTTCTCTGAGCAACAGTTTGATCAGGAACCAg gcatttgaatgtgtgtgtgatattttggTGGTGTTTGGACAAGGCAAAGGCAGAGATGCTGCTGctctgagtatgtgtgtttctcCTGATGACACACTCAGAGCTGAGATGGCCTCCTTCCTTATTGATTACATATTCACTGACCCTGAGGATGATGACACAG GTGTGGAGGAGGAAGCAGAGCTGAAAATCATGACTCTCCAGCTCAGAAGGAATCAGCTGGCAGGTTACTGCAAACTTATCATTTTCGGAGTGTTGGAGCTCAGAGCAGCAGCTGATGTCTTCAAACACTATAGCAAG ttctaCAGAGATTTTGGTGATATAATTAAGGAGACTCTGAGTAAGACTAAGGTTATGAGCCCAGTGGAGAGTGCAAGGACGATCTGCCTCAGCCTGCAGCAG CTGTATTTCTCATTAGGTGATGAGGGCCATGATGAAGACATGAGGGACATCAGAGATTTGGCTAAGAAACTGGCTATGAGCTTTGGCGTTACTCTACAGCACATCCGTCAACCACTCATCGCCCTGCAcca ggatggTATCCGTTTTGCACTGAGAGAAGCTGATGCAAGTGATCATCCTAATCTAAGGTTTCTGGAGATTCTCAGTGAATTCAGCCACAAACTCCTAAAGCAAGACCGGGCACAGCT ATTGAATTATGTGCACAGTTCGTGTGAGAAAGCCGGCGTGAGtgtaaacgctgtgtgtgtgagcatgtatgAGCGCTCACTTCGTTCTGGATCCAGAGAGGCTCCTGCTGTCTCTCCACCTCACACACCAGCCAAGAGACGCAGGACCTCTGAGA taggGTCATTGAGTAGCAGTTTGGACACTCCTGCGCTCACCTCCACAGTTATACAGAGCCGAGTTGCACATGCACACCAACGGTCTCGGACACCGTCTACAGAATTCAGCACAGACCAACCATCAGAGGATGATTTTGTAGAGGG GCTGTCTCTGATTGAGGAGAACtttgaggaggaggatgaaccTGACATAGAGGACTACGATGATGAAGACTCAGACGGGCTTGGTGCCGTGTCTCTG CCATCAACACGCCACTCCACCAGTTTCCTAGAAGACCTGTTTGAGTGA
- the LOC113659168 gene encoding cohesin subunit SA-3 isoform X2, whose protein sequence is MVLAESDLESLSPVEPDDDLGSDEEFEPNMKNAKRKRGPALGATLSKGRRRRTDSSTSSSLLTHTSSHTPKHTLTPQPDMAGTDRRKSGNMFEAVISGRSALVTVVDDWLADYKQDQSEGLLELMNFVVECCGCKGIVTREMFDRMQNADIIGHLTKEFNEDSVSYPLSAGGSQGRRFHDGLREFVYQLVQRCRNSLLYDEIVFSALIAFLTGLADSQVRAFRHTSTLIAMHLMSAIVAVSAVVCAQADTTQRRYQLEKSKSAALRATERMEELHNSYNELLEQQEELRSLMNGIFKGVFVHRYRDKVPEIRAVCMEEMGVWLRENPTSFLNDGHLKYLGWMLHDKQPSVRLQCVLSLQKLYKEKSFIGRLELFTSRFKERILNMVLDKDPDVAVEAVRLLCIIKQMTEDGLTEEECMRVYPLVFAAHRGLASAAGVFLYHELRNDVNHLLEEGGKESPNVTFLNLLTCFFIQSKYHEHAAYLVDSLWGVAVLELRDWETMTSLLLQENGEEQGLNDDEEAALIELMMCAVRQAAEGTPPIARALGKKNLKARKQQTQERKRITNHFIPLLPQLLTKFSADVDKVVCLLKAPLHFDLDVYSSTGRLEKYLELLLSQVCEIVEKHHEERVLEACVRVLCVLCCDQYTFSVRAERVVSQLLDSILERFNTHLADVLQGTADEDDVYSTVFSLKRLAIFSSARDLTLLKLFEPCFLLLKIGVESREVETELMICALKCAVFHLLWVRVKISQTPQPDKTEVKNLLKQLHSFCEVCQSCLSLSNSLIRNQAFECVCDILVVFGQGKGRDAAALSMCVSPDDTLRAEMASFLIDYIFTDPEDDDTGVEEEAELKIMTLQLRRNQLAGYCKLIIFGVLELRAAADVFKHYSKFYRDFGDIIKETLSKTKVMSPVESARTICLSLQQLYFSLGDEGHDEDMRDIRDLAKKLAMSFGVTLQHIRQPLIALHQDGIRFALREADASDHPNLRFLEILSEFSHKLLKQDRAQLLNYVHSSCEKAGVSVNAVCVSMYERSLRSGSREAPAVSPPHTPAKRRRTSERSLSSSLDTPALTSTVIQSRVAHAHQRSRTPSTEFSTDQPSEDDFVEGSIQRKVMPSQREHQSSEHSDVQSQLNMLSLIEENFEEEDEPDIEDYDDEDSDGLGAVSLPSTRHSTSFLEDLFE, encoded by the exons ATGGTGCTTGCAGAGTCTGACCTGGAAAG tttGAGCCCTGTGGAGCCTGATGATGATTTAGGATCAGATGAAGAATTTGAACCGAACATGAAAAATGCAAAGAGAAAACGGGGACCAGCTCTGGGAGCAACA CTTTCTAAAGGGCGTAGACGCAGAACAGACAGCAGCACCTCCAGTtctttactcacacacacatcttctcacacaccaaaacacacactcaccccacaGCCAGACATGGCTGGAACAGACAGGAGGAAGAGCGGGAACATGTTTGAGGCTGTGATCTCAGGACGCTCTGCACTGGTG ACGGTGGTTGATGATTGGTTGGCTGACTATAAACAAGATCAGTCAGAGGGTCTTCTTGAGCTCATGAATTTTGTTGTTGAGTGCTGTGGTTGTAAAG GCATTGTAACAAGAGAGATGTTTGACAGAATGCAGAATGCTGACATCATCGGTCACCTGACCAAAGAGTTTAATGAG GACTCGGTAAGTTACCCGCTGTCAGCAGGGGGTTCTCAGGGTCGCCGTTTTCACGATGGACTGAGGGAGTTTGTGTATCAGCTGGTGCAGCGCTGCAGAAACAGTCTGCTCTATGATGAGATTGTTTTCTCAGcactaattgcattccttaCGGGGCTCGCTGATTCCCAGGTCCGAGCCTTCAGACATACAAGCACGCTCATTG ccATGCATCTGATGTCTGCTATAGTGGCGGTGTCTGCAGTGGTGTGCGCTCAGGCCGATACTACACAAAGACGCTATCAGCTGGAGAAAAGCAAGAGTGCTGCACTTCGAGCAACTGAGCGAATGGAAGAGCTCCATAACTCCTACAATGAA ctgttGGAGCAGCAGGAGGAGCTGCGCTCTCTGATGAATGGGATCTTTAAAGGAGTGTTTGTTCATCGGTATAGAGACAAAGTTCCAGAGATCAGAGCAGTCTGTATGGAGGAGATGGGGGTGTGGCTTAGAGAAAACCCCACCTCCTTCCTTAATGACGGGCACCTCAAATACTTAGGCTGGATGCTGCATGACAAG CAACCTAGTGTTCGCTTGCAGTGTGTGTTATCCCTTCAGAAATTGTATAAGGAGAAGAGTTTCATTGGCCGTCTGGAGCTCTTTACCAGCCGCTTTAAG GAGAGGATATTGAACATGGTACTGGATAAAGACCCTGATGTTGCTGTGGAGGCAGTTAGACTGCTGTGTATCATAAagca gATGACTGAAGATGGTCTGACTGAGGAggagtgtatgcgtgtgtatccACTAGTGTTTGCTGCACACAGAGGACTTGCTTCTGCAGCTGGAGTGTTTTTGTACCATGA gctacGCAATGATGTTAATCATCTACTAGAAGAAGGGGGGAAAGAGAGCCCAAATGTCACTTTCCTCAACCTGCTCACATGCTTCTTTATTCAAAGCAAG TATCATGAACATGCTGCCTACCTGGTGGACAGTCTCTGGGGTGTGGCAGTGTTGGAACTTAGAGACTGGGAGACAATGACATCACTACTGCTCCAGGAGAATGGAGAGGAGCAAG ggctGAATGATGACGAAGAGGCTGCTTTGATTGAGCTTATGATGTGTGCAGTCAGACAAGCAGCAGAGGGAACTCCACCTATAGCTCGGGCTCTCGGGAAAAAG AATTTGAAAGCCAGAAAGCAACAAACTCAGGAGAGGAAACGCATCACCAATCACTTCATCCCACTGCTGCCTCAGTTACTCACTAAG TTCTCAGCTGATGTGGATAAAGTGGTGTGTTTGCTCAAAGCTCCTCTGCATTTTGATCTTGACGTTTACAGCAGCACAGGCCGCCTGGAGAAG TATTTGGAGCTGTTGTTATCTCAAGTGTGTGAGATTGTTGAGAAGCATCATGAGGAGCGTGTGCTGGaggcatgtgtgcgtgtgttgtgtgtgttgtgctgtgatCAGTACACTTTCTCTGTGCGTGCCGAAAGAGTCGTCAGTCAGCTACTTGACTCGATACTGGAGAGATTTAACACACACCTCGCTGATGTACTGCAG GGCACTGCTGATGAGGatgatgtgtacagtactgtattttCCCTGAAGAGATTGGCTATTTTcagcag tgCAAGGGATCTGACTCTGCTAAAGCTGTTTGAGCCTTGTTTCCTGCTGTTGAAGATTGGAGTGGAGTCTAGAGAAGTGGAAACAGAG TTGATGATTTGTGCACTGAAGTGTGCCGTTTTCCACTTGCTGTGGGTGAGAGTTAAGATCTCACAGACTCCGCAACCTGATAAG ACAGAGGTGAAAAACTTGTTGAAGCAGCTTCATTCGTTTTGTGAGGTGTGCCAAAGCTGTCTTTCTCTGAGCAACAGTTTGATCAGGAACCAg gcatttgaatgtgtgtgtgatattttggTGGTGTTTGGACAAGGCAAAGGCAGAGATGCTGCTGctctgagtatgtgtgtttctcCTGATGACACACTCAGAGCTGAGATGGCCTCCTTCCTTATTGATTACATATTCACTGACCCTGAGGATGATGACACAG GTGTGGAGGAGGAAGCAGAGCTGAAAATCATGACTCTCCAGCTCAGAAGGAATCAGCTGGCAGGTTACTGCAAACTTATCATTTTCGGAGTGTTGGAGCTCAGAGCAGCAGCTGATGTCTTCAAACACTATAGCAAG ttctaCAGAGATTTTGGTGATATAATTAAGGAGACTCTGAGTAAGACTAAGGTTATGAGCCCAGTGGAGAGTGCAAGGACGATCTGCCTCAGCCTGCAGCAG CTGTATTTCTCATTAGGTGATGAGGGCCATGATGAAGACATGAGGGACATCAGAGATTTGGCTAAGAAACTGGCTATGAGCTTTGGCGTTACTCTACAGCACATCCGTCAACCACTCATCGCCCTGCAcca ggatggTATCCGTTTTGCACTGAGAGAAGCTGATGCAAGTGATCATCCTAATCTAAGGTTTCTGGAGATTCTCAGTGAATTCAGCCACAAACTCCTAAAGCAAGACCGGGCACAGCT ATTGAATTATGTGCACAGTTCGTGTGAGAAAGCCGGCGTGAGtgtaaacgctgtgtgtgtgagcatgtatgAGCGCTCACTTCGTTCTGGATCCAGAGAGGCTCCTGCTGTCTCTCCACCTCACACACCAGCCAAGAGACGCAGGACCTCTGAGA gGTCATTGAGTAGCAGTTTGGACACTCCTGCGCTCACCTCCACAGTTATACAGAGCCGAGTTGCACATGCACACCAACGGTCTCGGACACCGTCTACAGAATTCAGCACAGACCAACCATCAGAGGATGATTTTGTAGAGGG aagtatACAGAGGAAGGTGATGCCTAGCCAGAGGGAGCATCAGAGTTCTGAACACAGTGATGTACAGTCTCAGCTCAATAT GCTGTCTCTGATTGAGGAGAACtttgaggaggaggatgaaccTGACATAGAGGACTACGATGATGAAGACTCAGACGGGCTTGGTGCCGTGTCTCTG CCATCAACACGCCACTCCACCAGTTTCCTAGAAGACCTGTTTGAGTGA
- the LOC113659168 gene encoding cohesin subunit SA-3 isoform X1 encodes MVLAESDLESLSPVEPDDDLGSDEEFEPNMKNAKRKRGPALGATLSKGRRRRTDSSTSSSLLTHTSSHTPKHTLTPQPDMAGTDRRKSGNMFEAVISGRSALVTVVDDWLADYKQDQSEGLLELMNFVVECCGCKGIVTREMFDRMQNADIIGHLTKEFNEDSVSYPLSAGGSQGRRFHDGLREFVYQLVQRCRNSLLYDEIVFSALIAFLTGLADSQVRAFRHTSTLIAMHLMSAIVAVSAVVCAQADTTQRRYQLEKSKSAALRATERMEELHNSYNELLEQQEELRSLMNGIFKGVFVHRYRDKVPEIRAVCMEEMGVWLRENPTSFLNDGHLKYLGWMLHDKQPSVRLQCVLSLQKLYKEKSFIGRLELFTSRFKERILNMVLDKDPDVAVEAVRLLCIIKQMTEDGLTEEECMRVYPLVFAAHRGLASAAGVFLYHELRNDVNHLLEEGGKESPNVTFLNLLTCFFIQSKYHEHAAYLVDSLWGVAVLELRDWETMTSLLLQENGEEQGLNDDEEAALIELMMCAVRQAAEGTPPIARALGKKNLKARKQQTQERKRITNHFIPLLPQLLTKFSADVDKVVCLLKAPLHFDLDVYSSTGRLEKYLELLLSQVCEIVEKHHEERVLEACVRVLCVLCCDQYTFSVRAERVVSQLLDSILERFNTHLADVLQGTADEDDVYSTVFSLKRLAIFSSARDLTLLKLFEPCFLLLKIGVESREVETELMICALKCAVFHLLWVRVKISQTPQPDKTEVKNLLKQLHSFCEVCQSCLSLSNSLIRNQAFECVCDILVVFGQGKGRDAAALSMCVSPDDTLRAEMASFLIDYIFTDPEDDDTGVEEEAELKIMTLQLRRNQLAGYCKLIIFGVLELRAAADVFKHYSKFYRDFGDIIKETLSKTKVMSPVESARTICLSLQQLYFSLGDEGHDEDMRDIRDLAKKLAMSFGVTLQHIRQPLIALHQDGIRFALREADASDHPNLRFLEILSEFSHKLLKQDRAQLLNYVHSSCEKAGVSVNAVCVSMYERSLRSGSREAPAVSPPHTPAKRRRTSEIGSLSSSLDTPALTSTVIQSRVAHAHQRSRTPSTEFSTDQPSEDDFVEGSIQRKVMPSQREHQSSEHSDVQSQLNMLSLIEENFEEEDEPDIEDYDDEDSDGLGAVSLPSTRHSTSFLEDLFE; translated from the exons ATGGTGCTTGCAGAGTCTGACCTGGAAAG tttGAGCCCTGTGGAGCCTGATGATGATTTAGGATCAGATGAAGAATTTGAACCGAACATGAAAAATGCAAAGAGAAAACGGGGACCAGCTCTGGGAGCAACA CTTTCTAAAGGGCGTAGACGCAGAACAGACAGCAGCACCTCCAGTtctttactcacacacacatcttctcacacaccaaaacacacactcaccccacaGCCAGACATGGCTGGAACAGACAGGAGGAAGAGCGGGAACATGTTTGAGGCTGTGATCTCAGGACGCTCTGCACTGGTG ACGGTGGTTGATGATTGGTTGGCTGACTATAAACAAGATCAGTCAGAGGGTCTTCTTGAGCTCATGAATTTTGTTGTTGAGTGCTGTGGTTGTAAAG GCATTGTAACAAGAGAGATGTTTGACAGAATGCAGAATGCTGACATCATCGGTCACCTGACCAAAGAGTTTAATGAG GACTCGGTAAGTTACCCGCTGTCAGCAGGGGGTTCTCAGGGTCGCCGTTTTCACGATGGACTGAGGGAGTTTGTGTATCAGCTGGTGCAGCGCTGCAGAAACAGTCTGCTCTATGATGAGATTGTTTTCTCAGcactaattgcattccttaCGGGGCTCGCTGATTCCCAGGTCCGAGCCTTCAGACATACAAGCACGCTCATTG ccATGCATCTGATGTCTGCTATAGTGGCGGTGTCTGCAGTGGTGTGCGCTCAGGCCGATACTACACAAAGACGCTATCAGCTGGAGAAAAGCAAGAGTGCTGCACTTCGAGCAACTGAGCGAATGGAAGAGCTCCATAACTCCTACAATGAA ctgttGGAGCAGCAGGAGGAGCTGCGCTCTCTGATGAATGGGATCTTTAAAGGAGTGTTTGTTCATCGGTATAGAGACAAAGTTCCAGAGATCAGAGCAGTCTGTATGGAGGAGATGGGGGTGTGGCTTAGAGAAAACCCCACCTCCTTCCTTAATGACGGGCACCTCAAATACTTAGGCTGGATGCTGCATGACAAG CAACCTAGTGTTCGCTTGCAGTGTGTGTTATCCCTTCAGAAATTGTATAAGGAGAAGAGTTTCATTGGCCGTCTGGAGCTCTTTACCAGCCGCTTTAAG GAGAGGATATTGAACATGGTACTGGATAAAGACCCTGATGTTGCTGTGGAGGCAGTTAGACTGCTGTGTATCATAAagca gATGACTGAAGATGGTCTGACTGAGGAggagtgtatgcgtgtgtatccACTAGTGTTTGCTGCACACAGAGGACTTGCTTCTGCAGCTGGAGTGTTTTTGTACCATGA gctacGCAATGATGTTAATCATCTACTAGAAGAAGGGGGGAAAGAGAGCCCAAATGTCACTTTCCTCAACCTGCTCACATGCTTCTTTATTCAAAGCAAG TATCATGAACATGCTGCCTACCTGGTGGACAGTCTCTGGGGTGTGGCAGTGTTGGAACTTAGAGACTGGGAGACAATGACATCACTACTGCTCCAGGAGAATGGAGAGGAGCAAG ggctGAATGATGACGAAGAGGCTGCTTTGATTGAGCTTATGATGTGTGCAGTCAGACAAGCAGCAGAGGGAACTCCACCTATAGCTCGGGCTCTCGGGAAAAAG AATTTGAAAGCCAGAAAGCAACAAACTCAGGAGAGGAAACGCATCACCAATCACTTCATCCCACTGCTGCCTCAGTTACTCACTAAG TTCTCAGCTGATGTGGATAAAGTGGTGTGTTTGCTCAAAGCTCCTCTGCATTTTGATCTTGACGTTTACAGCAGCACAGGCCGCCTGGAGAAG TATTTGGAGCTGTTGTTATCTCAAGTGTGTGAGATTGTTGAGAAGCATCATGAGGAGCGTGTGCTGGaggcatgtgtgcgtgtgttgtgtgtgttgtgctgtgatCAGTACACTTTCTCTGTGCGTGCCGAAAGAGTCGTCAGTCAGCTACTTGACTCGATACTGGAGAGATTTAACACACACCTCGCTGATGTACTGCAG GGCACTGCTGATGAGGatgatgtgtacagtactgtattttCCCTGAAGAGATTGGCTATTTTcagcag tgCAAGGGATCTGACTCTGCTAAAGCTGTTTGAGCCTTGTTTCCTGCTGTTGAAGATTGGAGTGGAGTCTAGAGAAGTGGAAACAGAG TTGATGATTTGTGCACTGAAGTGTGCCGTTTTCCACTTGCTGTGGGTGAGAGTTAAGATCTCACAGACTCCGCAACCTGATAAG ACAGAGGTGAAAAACTTGTTGAAGCAGCTTCATTCGTTTTGTGAGGTGTGCCAAAGCTGTCTTTCTCTGAGCAACAGTTTGATCAGGAACCAg gcatttgaatgtgtgtgtgatattttggTGGTGTTTGGACAAGGCAAAGGCAGAGATGCTGCTGctctgagtatgtgtgtttctcCTGATGACACACTCAGAGCTGAGATGGCCTCCTTCCTTATTGATTACATATTCACTGACCCTGAGGATGATGACACAG GTGTGGAGGAGGAAGCAGAGCTGAAAATCATGACTCTCCAGCTCAGAAGGAATCAGCTGGCAGGTTACTGCAAACTTATCATTTTCGGAGTGTTGGAGCTCAGAGCAGCAGCTGATGTCTTCAAACACTATAGCAAG ttctaCAGAGATTTTGGTGATATAATTAAGGAGACTCTGAGTAAGACTAAGGTTATGAGCCCAGTGGAGAGTGCAAGGACGATCTGCCTCAGCCTGCAGCAG CTGTATTTCTCATTAGGTGATGAGGGCCATGATGAAGACATGAGGGACATCAGAGATTTGGCTAAGAAACTGGCTATGAGCTTTGGCGTTACTCTACAGCACATCCGTCAACCACTCATCGCCCTGCAcca ggatggTATCCGTTTTGCACTGAGAGAAGCTGATGCAAGTGATCATCCTAATCTAAGGTTTCTGGAGATTCTCAGTGAATTCAGCCACAAACTCCTAAAGCAAGACCGGGCACAGCT ATTGAATTATGTGCACAGTTCGTGTGAGAAAGCCGGCGTGAGtgtaaacgctgtgtgtgtgagcatgtatgAGCGCTCACTTCGTTCTGGATCCAGAGAGGCTCCTGCTGTCTCTCCACCTCACACACCAGCCAAGAGACGCAGGACCTCTGAGA taggGTCATTGAGTAGCAGTTTGGACACTCCTGCGCTCACCTCCACAGTTATACAGAGCCGAGTTGCACATGCACACCAACGGTCTCGGACACCGTCTACAGAATTCAGCACAGACCAACCATCAGAGGATGATTTTGTAGAGGG aagtatACAGAGGAAGGTGATGCCTAGCCAGAGGGAGCATCAGAGTTCTGAACACAGTGATGTACAGTCTCAGCTCAATAT GCTGTCTCTGATTGAGGAGAACtttgaggaggaggatgaaccTGACATAGAGGACTACGATGATGAAGACTCAGACGGGCTTGGTGCCGTGTCTCTG CCATCAACACGCCACTCCACCAGTTTCCTAGAAGACCTGTTTGAGTGA